The Streptomyces laurentii region TGAGGTGGTGGACCTCGGGGTACGCGGCGGGGGCGTACGGTCCGTGCTCGCGCATGAACCGGTTCACCAGGCCGCGGGCCGGACGCCCGGAGAAGGCCCGGGTCAGCTCGGTACGGGTGAACAGGCCGGTGAGGTCCGGATCGGTCAGGGCCCGCTTGTGCAGCGGGTGCGCGCCGGACTCGGGGCAGACGAGGAACGCGGTGCCGAGCTGCGCCGCGTCGGCGCCCGCCGCGAGGACGGCGGCGATCTGCCGGCCGCGCATGATCCCGCCGGCGGCGACGATCGGCAGCCGGACCTGCTCCCGTACCTCGGTGACCAGCGGCAGCAGTCCGCTGCCGCTGCCCGCGGACGGGCCGTCGGCGGGGTCGTCGCGGTGGGTGCCCTGGTGCCCGCCCGCCTCGGTGCCCTGCACGCAGACGGCGGCGGCCCCGGCCCGTTCGGCCGTCCGGGCCTCCTCGGCGGAGGTGACGGTGACGATCGTGTACGTGCCGGCCCGGGCGAACGCGTCGAGCACGTCACGGTCGGGGCAGCCGAAGGTGAAGGAGACGACCGGCACCGGGTCGTCGAGGAGGATCGCCAGCTTGGCGTCGTACGCGTCGTCCCGGCCCTGCTCGGGATCGCCCAGCTCCGTCCCGTACCAGCCGGCCTCGCCCGCCAGCTGGTGCCGGTAGACCTCGACGGCGGCCGGGTCGGCCGGCTGGTCGACGGGCGGCATGAACAGGTTGACCCCGAAGGGCCGCGCGGTCTGCCCGCGGACCTGCTTGATCTCCTGGTAGAGCCCGCCGGCGGTCTTGTACCCGCCGGCCAGGAACCCGAGCGCGCCCGCCCCGCACACGGCGCCGACGAGATCGGGGCAGGAGCCGCCACCGGCCATGGGGGCCTGCACGATCGGATACCGGGAGAGATCGTTCAGAGCGGTGGACATGCGGGCATCGTTTCATGCCGCCGCGAGGCCGCCGAATCAACGGGCGAGACCGGGCGGATACGCCGGAGGGGCGGCCCGCACCCTGTGCGGACCGCCCCTCGGACGTGGAACCACGGACTCGGCGCCCCGTGAAGGGCATCCGGCCTACCGCCCGTTGAAGGCATCCTTCAGGCGCGAGAAGAGGCCCTGCTGCCCGGGCTGGAACTGCCCCGTGGGCCGCTCCTCGCCGCGCAGCTTGGACAGTTCGCGCAGCAGTCGCTCCTGCTCGGCGTCGAGCTTCGTCGGGGTCTGGACCTCGACGTGCACGATCAGGTCGCCGCGGCCGTTGCCGCGCAGGTGCGTGACACCGCGGCCGTGCAGCGGGATCGACTGGCCGGACTGGGTGCCCGGCCGGATGTCGATGTCCTCGACTCCGTCGAGCGTCGTCAGTGGCACCTTGGTGCCGAGCGCGCCCGCCGTCATCGGGATGGTCACCGTGCAGTGCAGGTCGTCGCCGCGCCGCTGGAAGACCTCGTGCGGAAGCTCGTGGATCTCGACGTACAGGTCGCCGGCGGGGCCGCCGCCGGGGCCGACCTCGCCCTCGCCCGCGAGCTGGATGCGGGTGCCGTTGTCGACACCGGCGGGGATCTTGACCGTGAGGGTACGGCGCGAGCGGACCCGGCCGTCGCCCGCGCACTCGGGGCACGGGGTCGGGACGACGGTGCCGAAGCCCTGGCACTGCGGGCACGGGCGCGAGGTCATGACCTGGCCCAGGAAGGACCGGGTGACCTGGGAGACCTCGCCGCGGCCGCGGCACATGTCACAGGTCTGCGCCGAGGTGCCGGGCGCGGCACCCTCGCCGGAGCACGTGGTGCAGACGACGGCCGTGTCGACCTGGATGTCCTTCGTGGTGCCGAAGGTCGCCTCGTCGAGGGTGATCTCCAGGCGGATCATCGCGTCCTGGCCGCGCCGGGTGCGCGAGCGCGGGCCGCGCTGGGACGCCGTACCGAAGAAGGCGTCCATGATGTCCGAGAAGTTCCCGAAGCCGCCCGCGCCGAAGCCGCCGGCCCCGCCACCGCCGCCGGAGGCGGACAGGGGGTCGCCGCCGAGGTCGTAGACCTGCTTCTTCTGCGGGTCGGAGAGCACCTCGTAAGCGGCGTTGATCTCCTTGAACCGCTCCTGGGTCTTCGGGTCCGGGTTCACGTCCGGGTGGAGCTCACGGGCAAGACGGCGGAAAGCCTTCTTGATCTCGTCCTGTGAAGCGTCGCGGCGCACGCCGAGTACGGCGTAGTAGTCCGTGGCCACTTACGACTCCGCCAGGATCTGTCCGACGTAACGTGCCACTGCGCGTACCGCTCCCATCGTTCCGGGGTAGTCCATGCGGGTCGGTCCGACCACGCCGAGTTTGGCGACTGCCTCGCCGCCCGAACCGTAGCCGACCGAGACGACGGATGTGGACGTGAGGCCCTCATGGACGTTCTCATGCCCGATCCGTACGGTCATGCCCGATTCCTTGGCCTCGCCGAGCAGCTTGAGGAGCACGACCTGCTCCTCGAGAGCTTCCAGGACGGGCCTGATCGTCAGGGGGAAGTCGTGCCCGAAGCGGGTCAGATTGGCGGTACCGCCGATCATGAGCCGTTCCTCGCGCTGTTCGACGAGGGTTTCGAGCAGGGTGGCGAGCACGGTGGAGACCGTGCCGCGGTCCTCCACGTCCTCGAAGGACTCCGGGAGATCCTGCACCAGCTGCGGCACGTCCGCGAAACGGCGGCCGACGACCTGGCTGTTGAGCCGGGCCCGCAGATCGGCGAGAGGCGTCTCGCCGAACGGCGCCGGAAGGTCGACGACGCGCTGCTCGACCCGGCCGGTGTCGGTGATGAGTACGAGCATCAGCCGGGCGGGCGCCAGCGAGAGCAGCTCCACATGCCGCACCGTCGAACGGGTCAGCGAGGGGTACTGCACGACGGCGACCTGCCGGGTCAGCTGCGCGAGCAGCCGGACCGTGCGGGCGACGACGTCGTCGAGGTCGACGGCGCTGTCGAGGAAGCTGTGGATCGCCCGCCGCTCGGGGGTCGAGAGCGGCTTGACGCCGGCCAGACGGTCGACGAAGAGGCGATAGCCCTTGTCCGTGGGGATGCGGCCGGCACTGGTGTGAGGCTGGGCGATGTAGCCCTCGTCCTCCAGGACCGCCATGTCGTTGCGCACGGTGGCGGGCGACACGCCGAGCTTGTGGCGCTCGGTCAGCGCCTTGGAGCCGACCGGCTCCTCCGTGCCGACGTAGTCCTGGACGATCGCGCGCAGCACTTCGAGTCTGCGTTCGCTGAGCATCGCGCGCACCTCCAGCTGTCGTTCCGGTTCCGCTTGCTCCGCTTTTGGCACTCGCCCTGTTCGAGTGCCAGGAATCCACCCGCAAGTGTAAGGCGGCGGACATCGCTCCTGGCAAGGAGGCGGGCTGGGCGCCCTTCGAACGGTTAGCGTCCCGCCATGGACATGGACTGGGAATCGTGCGGCTGGGAACGGCTCGGCGAGGGGGTCGGACGGCGCCGGCTGCCGGGCTGGGACGCCACGGTGGGCCTGGTGACGGGACGAAACGGGGTACTGCTCTACGACACGGGCTCGACCCTCGCCGAGGGGGCCGAACTGCGGGCGCGGGTGACCTCGCTCACGGGCGGGCGGAGCGTGACGCATGTCGCACTCGGCCACCCACACTTCGACCACGTGTTCGGCACCGCGGCGTTCCCGGAAGCCGAGGTCCACGGAGCCGCGGGCCTCGCCGAACTGCTCCGGCGGGAAGCGGACGATCTACGGTCGGACGCCGTACGCCACGGGGTGGACCCGGAGGCCGCGACCGCCGCGGCGACGTCGCTGATCGCCCCCGGACACGAGGTCTCCGGCGAACTCACCCTCGACCTGGGCGGCCGGCCCGTCGTACTGGCGAACGTGGGGCCCGGCCACACCCGCCACGACCTGGCCGTCCTCGTGCCCGGCACTCCGCCTGTGCTCTTCTGCGGCGACCTGGTCGAGGAGTCCGGCGAACCGCAGGCGGGCCCGGACGCGGTCCCCACCGAGTGGCCGGCCGCCATGGACCGGCTGCTGGCGCTGGGCGGCGAGGACGCGCTGTACGTGCCGGGGCACGGGGCGGTGGTGGACGCCGGGTTCGTACGACGCCAGCGCGAGGAACTGGCACGGCGCGCCTCGGTGTCGTAGCGTCGCCGAAATGCGCAGCTACAACCCCGATCTGACGCCCCCTTGGAAGCGTTCGGCACCCGTGCCGGAGGTCCCGGCGGACCGTGATCTGGTCGTCGAGGAGGTCGGAACGGGTTTCTGCGGGGCGGTGATCCGCTGCGAGGCGGGCACGGTGACCCTGGAGGACCGTTTCGGCAAGCACCGGGTCTTCCCGATGGAGCCGCGCGGCTTCCTCATCGACGGCCGTCCGGTCACCCTGGTCCGCCCCGCCGGGCCCGCGCCGGCCCGCCCCACCCGCACGGCGTCCGGCTCGGTCGCGGTCCCGGGCGCGCGGGCCCGGGTCGCGCGGGCGGGCCGCATCTACGTCGAGGGCCGCCACGACGCCGAACTGGTCGAACGGGTGTGGGGCGACGACCTGCGGATCGAGGGCGTCGTCGTGGAGTACCTGGAGGGCGTCGACGACCTCCCGAGCATCGTCGCCGACTTCGCCCCGGCCCCGGACGCCCGCCTCGGCGTCCTGGTCGACCACCTGGTCCCGGGCTCGAAGGAGTCCCGCATCGCGGCCCAGGTCTCCTCCCTGGACGTCCTGGTCGTCGGCCACCCGTACATCGACGTCTGGGAGGCCGTGAAGCCGTCCTCGGTGGGCATCCCCGCCTGGCCCACGGTCCCTCGTGGCCAGGACTGGAAGACGGGCGTCTGCCACGCCCTGAACTGGCCCCCGAACACGGGCGCGGCCTGGCAGCACATCCTCTCCCGGGTCCACTCCTACAAGGACCTGGAACCGGCGTTGCTGGGCCGCGTGGAGGAACTGATCGACTTCGTCACGGCCCCCTAGCCCCCACTTTCTCTGCCCCGCCCTCCCCCTCCCCGGCCCTCGCGCCACCCACCACAAACCAGCGCACCGCCCCGGACCCGCGCCCCACTCCCCGGCGCGCCCGCACCACCGCACCCCGCACCGCAGCGCGCAGCGCCCCGCGCCCCCCGTCAGTCCACCAGGTCCCGCACCACCGCGTCCGCCAGCAACCGCCCCCGCAGCGTCAGCACCGCCCGCCCCGCCTCGTACGCCTCCCGCTCCAGCAGCCCGTCCCCGAGCGCCCGCTCGGCGGCTCCGCGCCCGGCCGGCTTGAGCAGGTCCAGTTCGACGCCTTCGCGCAGCCGCAGTTCCAGGAGCACCCGCTCGACCCGCCGGTCCTCGTCGGTGAGGATTTCCCGCCCGGCACCGGGCGACCGTCCTTCTCCGAGGGCCGCCGCGTACGCGCCGGGGTGTTTCACGTTCCACCAGCGGACGCCGCCGACGTGGCTGTGGGCGCCGGGCCCGGCGCCCCACCAGTCGGCGCCGCGCCAGTACAGCTCGTTGTGGAGGCAGCGGCCGGCGTCGGTGGTGGCCCAGTTGGACACCTCGTACCACTGGTAGCCGGCCTGTGCGAGGACGTCGTCGGCGATGAGGTACCGGTCGGCGTGGACGTCGTCGTCGGTCATGGGTATCTCGCCGCGCCGGATGCGCCGGGCGAGCTGGGTGCCTTCTTCGACGATGAGGGCGTAGGCGCTGATGTGGTCGGGTCCGGCGCCGATGGCCGCGTCGAGGGAGGCCCGCCAGTCGTCGTCGGTTTCGCCGGGGGTGCCGTAGATGAGGTCGAGGTTGACGTGGTCGAAGCCGGCGGCGCGGGCTTCGGCGACGCAGGCTTCGGGGCGGCCGGGGGTGTGGCTGCGGTCGAGGATCTTGAGGACGTGCTGCCGGGCGCTCTGCATGCCGAAGGAGATGCGGTTGAAGCCGCCGGCCCGCAGTTCGGCGAGGTAGGCCGGGTCGACGGATTCCGGGTTGGCCTCGGTGGTGACTTCGGCGTCGTCGGCGAGTCCGAATTCATCGCGGATCGCGGCGAGCATCCGGACGAGGTCGGCGGCGGGCAGCAGGGTGGGCGTGCCGCCGCCGACGAAGACGGTCCGGACGGGGCGCGGGTCGTCGCCGAGGGTCTTGCGGGCGAGCCGTATCTCCTCGGTGACCTGGCCCGCGTAGTTCTCGCGGGAGGCGAGCACGCCGCCCGCACCGCGCAGTTCGCTCGCGGTGTAGGTGTTGAAGTCGCAGTAGCCGCAGCGGGTGGCGCAGTACGGCACGTGCAGATAGAAGCCGAGCGGTCGCTCCCCCGCACCGTCCAGGGCGTGCGCGGGAAGCGCTCCGTCCTCGGGCATGGGGTCACCATCGGGCAGTACGGAAGGCATGCCGCCATTGTCCCGTACTGCCCGTGGCGCGCTCCAGCCCTGTGGATAACTTCACGTCGGAGCCGAAGCCCGCAGGTCACACCGCGGGCCGTACCTCAGGTCACGCCTCCCGCGCGCCCGCGTACATGTCCTCGATCAGGTGCTGGTAGGTCCGCTCGACGACCGGCCGCTTCATCTTGAGGCTCGGGGTCAGCTCGCCGTGCTCGACGTCGAGGTCGCGCGGCAGCAGCCGGAACTTCTTGATCGTCTGCCAGCGCTGCAGGCCCTCGTTGAGGCGGGTGACGTAGCCCTCGATGAGCTTCTCGGTCTGCGGGGCGGCGACGACCTCCGCGTATGTCTTGCCGCCGAGGCCGTGCTCGGCGGCCCAGCCGAGGAGGGAGGGCTCGTCGAGGGCGATGAGCGCGGTGCAGTAGTTCCGGTCCGCGCCGAGGACGACCATGTTGGAGACGAACGGGCAGACGGCCTTGAACTGGCCCTCGACCTCGGTGGGCGCGATGTACTTGCCGCCGGAGGTCTTGAACAGGTCCTTCTTGCGGTCGGTGATCCGCAGGTAGCCGTCGTTGGACAGTTCGCCGATGTCGCCGGTGTGGAACCAGCCGTCCGGCTCCAGGACCTCGGCGGTCTTGTCCGGCAGGCCGTGGTAGCCCTCCATGATGCCGGGGCTGCGCAGCAGGATCTCGCCGTCGTCGGCGATGCGGACCTCGGTGCCGGGCAGCGGCTTGCCGACGGTGCCGGTGCGGTAGGCCTCGCCGGGGTTGACGAAGGACGCGGCGGAGGACTCGGTGAGGCCGTAGCCCTCCAGGATGTGGATGCCGGCGCCGGAGAAGAAGTAGCCGATCTCGGGGGCGAGGGCGACGGAGCCGGAGACGGCGGCGCGCAGCCGGCCGCCGAAGGCCTCGCGCAGCTTCGAGTAGACGAGCGCGTCGGCGACCTTGTGCTTGGCGGTGAGGCCGAAGGGCGCGGTGGCGGAACCGGTGCGGCGGAAGTTGTCCTGGGTGACCTTGGCGTATTCGCGGGCGACGCCGGCCGCCCACTGGAAGATCTTGTACTTGGCCCCGCCGCCTTCGCGGGCCTTGGCGGCGACGCCGTTGTAGACCTTCTCGAAGATGCGCGGGACGGCGGCCATGTAGGTGGGCTGTACGACCGGCAGGTTGACGATGATCTTGTCGATACGGCCGTCGACGGCGGTGACGTGCCCGATCTCGATCTGCCCGGAGGTCAGGACCTTGCCGAAGACGTGGGCCAGCGGCAGCCACAGGTACTGGATGTCCTCGCTGGTCAGCAGGCCGGTGGCGGCGATGGCCTTGGCCATGTACGACCAGCTGTCGTGGCGCAGGCGGACGCCCTTGGGGCGGCCGGTGGTGCCCGAGGTGTAGATGAGGGTGGCGAGCTGGTCGGAGGTGAGGGCGGCGACCCGCTCCTTGACGATCTCCGGGTGACGCTCCAGATAGGCCGTGCCGCGCGCCTCCAGGTCGGCGAGGGTCAGCACCCAGTCGTCGGAGGTGTCGGCGCCCTCGGGGTCGATGACGACGACGTGGTGGAGCTGGGGCAGATCGGCGCGGCGTTCGACGGCCTTGGCGAGCTGCTCGGCGTTCTCCGCGATGAGGACGCGGGAGTCGGAGTCGGAGAGGATGAACGCCGACTCCTCGGCGTTGGTCTGCGGGTAGACGGTGGTGACGGCGGCACCGGCGCACATGACGCCGAGGTCGGCGAGGATCCACTCGACCCGGGTGGCGGAGGCGAGGGCGACCCGCTCCTCGGGCGCGACCCCGAGGTCGATGAGACCGGCGGCGATGGCGTGGACACGGGTGGCGGCCTCGGCCCAGCTGAGCGACTTCCAGTCGTCGGGGCCCTGGCCGGAGGCGGCGGGGACCGGGTAGCGGTAGGCCTCCGCATCCGGGGTCCGCTCGACGCGCTCCAGGAAGAGCGCCGCCACGGACGGCGGCCGGTTCTCGATCAGGGTCTGTGTGTCGCTCACGACGTCCTCCGGGCGGCGGCGGTGCGGTCAGGCGGGGCGCTGCGGGCAGGGGGACGCGCGCAGCGCGGGCGGCAGCGCGGGCAGGCGCTGCGTAACTAACTCACGAGTAACCTTCGAGCGGCTTCAGGGTAGAGGCCCGGGGACGGGTGCGTAAGGGCTTGCTTATAACGAACGGGTCTGCGCACCGGCGGTGCGCAGACCCGTTCGTGGCGGAGCGAGGGTTACTTCTTCGGCTTGGCGGCCGAGGAGTCGTCGCTCGACAGGACGGCGATGAAGGCCTCCTGCGGGACCTCCACGGAGCCGACCATCTTCATCCGCTTCTTGCCTTCCTTCTGCTTCTCCAGCAGCTTCCGCTTACGGGAGATGTCGCCGCCGTAGCACTTGGCGAGGACGTCCTTGCGGATGGCGCGGATGGTCTCGCGGGCGATGACCCGGGCGCCGATCGCGGCCTGGACGGGCACCTCGAAGCTCTGCCGCGGGATGAGCTCCTTGAGCTTGGCGACGAGCCGGACGCCGTACGCGTACGCCTGGTCCTTGTGCGTGATCGCCGAGAAGGCGTCCACCTTGTCGCCGTGCAGCAGGATGTCGACCTTGACCAGGGAGCTGCTCTGCTCGCCGGTGGGCTCGTAGTCGAGCGAGGCGTAGCCGCGGGTCTTGGACTTCAGCTGGTCGAAGAAGTCGAAGACGATCTCGGCCAGCGGCAGGGTGTAGCGGATCTCGACCCGGTCCTCGGAGAGGTAGTCCATGCCGAGCATGGTGCCGCGCCGGGTCTGGCACAGCTCCATGATCGAGCCGATGAACTCGGAGGGGGCGAGGATCGTGGCGCGCACGACCGGCTCGTACACCTCGTCGATCTTGCCCTCGGGGAACTCGCTCGGGTTGGTGACCGTGTGCTCGCCGCCGTCCTCCATGACCACGCGGTAGACCACGTTGGGGGCGGTGGCGATGAGGTCCAGGCCGAACTCGCGCTCCAGCCGCTCGCGGATCACGTCGAGGTGGAGCAGGCCGAGGAAGCCGACGCGGAAGCCGAAGCCGAGCGCGGCGGAGGTCTCCGGCTCGTACACCAGGGCGGCGTCGTTGAGCTGGAGCTTGTCGAGGGCCTCGCGCAGCTCGGGGTAGTCCGAGCCGTCCAGCGGATACAGACCGGAGAAGACCATCGGCTTCGGGTCCTTGTAACCGCCCAGGGCCTCTTCGGCGCCCTTGCTCTGGGAGGTGATCGTGTCACCGACCTTGGACTGGCGGACGTCCTTCACACCGGTGATCAGGTAGCCCACCTCGCCGACGCCGAGGCCGTCGGCCGGCAGCATCTCGGGCGAGTTGGTGCCGATCTCGAGGAGCTCGTGGGTGGCGCCGGTCGACATCATCCTGATGCGCTCGCGCTTGTTGAGCTGGCCGTCGACGACACGGACGTACGTGACGACACCGCGGTACGAGTCGTACACCGAGTCGAAGATCATCGCGCGGGCCGGGGCGTCGGCGACGCCGACGGGGGCCGGGACGTCGCGGACGACGCGGTCGAGCAGCGCGTCGACGCCCATGCCGGTCTTCGCGGAGACCTTGAGGACGTCCTCCGGCTGGCAGCCGATGAGGTTGGCCAGCTCCTCGGCGAACTTCTCCGGCTGGGCGGCCGGCAGGTCGATCTTGTTGAGGACCGGAACGATGGTGAGGTCGTTCTCCATGGCCAGGTAGAGGTTGGCCAGGGTCTGCGCCTCGATGCCCTGGGCGGCGTCCACCAGCAGGACCGTGCCCTCGCAGGCGGCGAGCGAACGCGACACCTCGTAGGTGAAGTCGACGTGCCCGGGGGTGTCGATCATGTTCAGGATGTGCGTCCGACCCTCGCCCGGCCCCTCGGTGGGGGCCCAGGGCAGCCGGACCGCCTGGGACTTGATCGTGATGCCGCGCTCACGCTCGATGTCCATCCGGTCGAGATACTGGGCACGCATCTGCCGCTGGTCGACCACACCGGTCAGCTGGAGCATCCGGTCGGCGAGCGTGGACTTGCCGTGGTCGATGTGCGCGATGATGCAGAAGTTGCGGATCAGAGCCGGGTCGGTACGGCTCGGCTCGGGCACGTTGGTAGGAGTCGCGGGCACGCAGGGTTCTCGTCTCGGGCGGTGTTCGGAACGGGTACGTAGGCTCCATCGTCCCATGGCCGCGGGGCTGCGGCCGGTTTGGGCGGTGTGGGGGGCGGCTGATACCGTGGACAGCTGTGTCTCGTGTGCCCTCTCAGCTCCGAGGCGCATCCTCAAGAAACATCGAACCTGTAAAGGCTCTTTCGTGGCGAACATCAAGTCCCAGATCAAGCGGAACAAGACCAACGAGAAGGCGCGCCTGCGCAACAAGGCCGTCAAGTCGTCGCTCAAGACCGCGATCCGCAAGGCCCGTGAGGCTGTCGCCGCCGGCGACCTCGAGAAGGCCACCGTTGCCGCTCGTGCCGCTTCGCGTCAGCTCGACAAGGCTGTCTCGAAGGGTGTCATCCACAAGAACTCCGCCGCCAACAAGAAGTCGGCGCTGGCCTCCAAGGTTGCCACCCTCCAGGGCTGAGCTCTGATGTGACCGGCCGCACGGGACCCAGCGGACCCTCTCTCCCGCTCCCGGACGGCCACCCCGGCCGCGTACGCGAGACGCGTTCGCCACGCGTGTACGGGCCACCCCAAGCGTGACACCACAGGCCCCGTCCCCCTCCTTCCCCAGGAGGGTGACGGGGCCTGTGGTGTATCCGCGGATGTCCGTACGGGCCCGGGGCCCTGGCCAGACCCCGCGAGCCGGGGTCTGGAGGTGCCGGGGCCCGGAGGTCAGGAGCGGCGCATACGGGCGGCGCGGGCGATGGCGACCACGGCCTTCTCCAGGGCGTACTCGGGATCGTCGCCGCCGCCCTTCACCCCCGCGTCGGCCTCCGCGACCGCGCGCAGGGCGACGGAGACGCCGTCCGGGGTCCAGCCGCGCATCTGCTGGCGGACCCGGTCG contains the following coding sequences:
- a CDS encoding 30S ribosomal protein S20 (30S ribosomal protein S20 [Streptomyces albus J1074];~Ribosomal protein S20; cl00384;~identified by MetaGeneAnnotator; putative): MAAGLRPVWAVWGAADTVDSCVSCALSAPRRILKKHRTCKGSFVANIKSQIKRNKTNEKARLRNKAVKSSLKTAIRKAREAVAAGDLEKATVAARAASRQLDKAVSKGVIHKNSAANKKSALASKVATLQG
- a CDS encoding GTP-binding protein lepA (G1 box;~G2 box;~G3 box;~G4 box;~G5 box;~GTP-binding protein LepA C-terminus; pfam06421;~GTP-binding protein LepA [Amycolatopsis mediterranei U32];~GTP-binding protein LepA; Provisional;~GTP/Mg2+ binding site [chemical binding];~LepA also knownas Elongation Factor 4 (EF4); cd01890;~Switch I region;~Switch II region;~identified by MetaGeneAnnotator; putative;~lepA_C: This family represents the C-terminal region ofLepA, a GTP-binding protein localized in the cytoplasmic membrane. LepA is ubiquitous in Bacteria and Eukaryota (e.g. Saccharomyces cerevisiae GUF1p), but is missing from Archaea. LepA exhibits...; cd03709;~lepA_II: This subfamily represents the domain II ofLepA, a GTP-binding protein localized in the cytoplasmic membrane. The N-terminal domain of LepA shares regions of homology to translation factors. In terms of interaction with the ribosome, EF-G, EF-Tu...; cd03699;~putative GEF interaction site [polypeptide binding]), with amino-acid sequence MPATPTNVPEPSRTDPALIRNFCIIAHIDHGKSTLADRMLQLTGVVDQRQMRAQYLDRMDIERERGITIKSQAVRLPWAPTEGPGEGRTHILNMIDTPGHVDFTYEVSRSLAACEGTVLLVDAAQGIEAQTLANLYLAMENDLTIVPVLNKIDLPAAQPEKFAEELANLIGCQPEDVLKVSAKTGMGVDALLDRVVRDVPAPVGVADAPARAMIFDSVYDSYRGVVTYVRVVDGQLNKRERIRMMSTGATHELLEIGTNSPEMLPADGLGVGEVGYLITGVKDVRQSKVGDTITSQSKGAEEALGGYKDPKPMVFSGLYPLDGSDYPELREALDKLQLNDAALVYEPETSAALGFGFRVGFLGLLHLDVIRERLEREFGLDLIATAPNVVYRVVMEDGGEHTVTNPSEFPEGKIDEVYEPVVRATILAPSEFIGSIMELCQTRRGTMLGMDYLSEDRVEIRYTLPLAEIVFDFFDQLKSKTRGYASLDYEPTGEQSSSLVKVDILLHGDKVDAFSAITHKDQAYAYGVRLVAKLKELIPRQSFEVPVQAAIGARVIARETIRAIRKDVLAKCYGGDISRKRKLLEKQKEGKKRMKMVGSVEVPQEAFIAVLSSDDSSAAKPKK
- a CDS encoding long-chain-fatty-acid--CoA ligase (Long-chain acyl-CoA synthetases (AMP-forming) [Lipidmetabolism]; COG1022;~Long-chain fatty acid CoA synthetases and Bubblegum-like very long-chain fatty acid CoA synthetases; cd05907;~Long-chain-fatty-acid--CoA ligase [Streptomyces venezuelae ATCC10712];~acyl-activating enzyme (AAE) consensus motif;~identified by MetaGeneAnnotator; putative;~putative AMP binding site [chemical binding];~putative CoA binding site [chemical binding];~putative active site [active]); the protein is MSDTQTLIENRPPSVAALFLERVERTPDAEAYRYPVPAASGQGPDDWKSLSWAEAATRVHAIAAGLIDLGVAPEERVALASATRVEWILADLGVMCAGAAVTTVYPQTNAEESAFILSDSDSRVLIAENAEQLAKAVERRADLPQLHHVVVIDPEGADTSDDWVLTLADLEARGTAYLERHPEIVKERVAALTSDQLATLIYTSGTTGRPKGVRLRHDSWSYMAKAIAATGLLTSEDIQYLWLPLAHVFGKVLTSGQIEIGHVTAVDGRIDKIIVNLPVVQPTYMAAVPRIFEKVYNGVAAKAREGGGAKYKIFQWAAGVAREYAKVTQDNFRRTGSATAPFGLTAKHKVADALVYSKLREAFGGRLRAAVSGSVALAPEIGYFFSGAGIHILEGYGLTESSAASFVNPGEAYRTGTVGKPLPGTEVRIADDGEILLRSPGIMEGYHGLPDKTAEVLEPDGWFHTGDIGELSNDGYLRITDRKKDLFKTSGGKYIAPTEVEGQFKAVCPFVSNMVVLGADRNYCTALIALDEPSLLGWAAEHGLGGKTYAEVVAAPQTEKLIEGYVTRLNEGLQRWQTIKKFRLLPRDLDVEHGELTPSLKMKRPVVERTYQHLIEDMYAGAREA